ACACATCCTCGAGGTCGGGCTCGCGGGTCACCACGTCTACGATGCCGAGGCCGTCGCGCTGCAGCGCCGCCAGCACCTCGCCCGCATTCACCTTGTCCTTCTGATAGGTGATGGCCAGGCTGCGACTGCCTTCCAGCATCACCCGGTCGAAGCAGATGTTGGCCGGCACCTCGTCCAGGTCGCGGTCGACCGTCACCACCACATTCTTTTCCTGCGCGCGCGACAGCAAGGTCTTGGTCGGCTCGTTCGCCACCACCTTGCCGTGGTTGATGATCGCGATCCGCTCGCACAATTGCTCGGCTTCCTCGAGATAATGGGTGGTGAGGATCACCGTCGCGCCGCGCGCATGAAGCTCCTTCACATAGGCCCACAGTTGCTGGCGAAGCTCGATGTCGACCCCGGCGGTTGGCTCGTCGAGCACCAGGATCGGCGGCGAATGGACCATCGCCTTGGCCACCAGCAGCCGCCGCTTCATGCCCCCCGACAGGGTCCGGCTATAGGCATGCGCCTTGTCGGTCAGCCCCATCGCGGCGAGCAGCTCGTCACTGCGCCGCTCCCGCGGCGGAACGCCGTACAACCCGGCCTGGATCTCCAGCGCCTCACGCGGGGTGAAGAAGGGATCGAACAGGATCTCCTGAGGCACGATGCCGATCGACAGCTTGGCGTTGCGCGGGTGCTGGTCGATGTCGAAGCCCCAGATGTCGACCTTGCCCTCGGTCTTGCCGACCAGCCCGGCGAGGATGTTGATAAGGGTCGACTTGCCCGCGCCATTTGGCCCGAGCAGCCCGAAGAACCCGCCCTGCCTGACTTCCAGCGAGACTCCGTCCAGCGCACGCTTGCCGCCGGCATAGGTCTTGCCGAGATTGTCGATTCGGATGGCCGGTGCGTCGCTCTGGTTCATGGGTCGATTCGCTTAGCGATGCGCCCGCCCGCAAGGAAGCTGAACTGGTGAATCGGCTATTTACCTTACCTCGTAGGGTGGACTTGACGTTAACCAGCTTAAGCCGCTGACCCATGGGGCCGCTTCGCACCTTTCTGTTCCTGGCTGCCCTTGCGGTGCTGCCGGCCGCCGCCGGCGCGCAGCAGGTGCCTCGTGAATCGGCGGTGCCGCGCGCGGTGGCGGGTACAGCCCTGATCTATCCGCTGACCCTGGTCACCCGCGGCAATCTCGACTTCGGACTGGTCGCCTCGACCGGGGCCGGGACGGTGGTTATGAATCCCAACACCGGCGGCGTCACCACTACCGGCCTGGTCACCTCGCTTGGCGGAAATCCGCGGCCGGCGAGTTTCGTCGGTGCTGCCCGCAGCGCGTCGGTGGTGATCATCCGCATCCCCAAGTCGCCGATCACCATTCGCCGTGCGGGCGGGACCGAGACCATGGTGGTGCGCGACTTCACGTTGCAGGGTCAGGACAAACGGACGCTGGCCAGGATGGAGGCGTTCGACTTCAATGTCGGGGCCACGTTGGTAGTCGCGGCCGGGCAAGCCGAGGGCGTCTATTCCGGCGAATTCGACGTCACCGTTCAATATCCCTGACCGGACGCTAATCCTCAATCTTCAGGCTTAACGCGCCCTTGAGCACCCCTCTTCAAGCGGCGTTGAAACGTATTGCACCATTTTGGATGGGTTCAACAAATGTGGGGAACCCAAGGACATGCGCACTTTTCT
Above is a window of Sphingomonas glaciei DNA encoding:
- a CDS encoding ABC transporter ATP-binding protein, which codes for MNQSDAPAIRIDNLGKTYAGGKRALDGVSLEVRQGGFFGLLGPNGAGKSTLINILAGLVGKTEGKVDIWGFDIDQHPRNAKLSIGIVPQEILFDPFFTPREALEIQAGLYGVPPRERRSDELLAAMGLTDKAHAYSRTLSGGMKRRLLVAKAMVHSPPILVLDEPTAGVDIELRQQLWAYVKELHARGATVILTTHYLEEAEQLCERIAIINHGKVVANEPTKTLLSRAQEKNVVVTVDRDLDEVPANICFDRVMLEGSRSLAITYQKDKVNAGEVLAALQRDGLGIVDVVTREPDLEDVFLSLTRSK
- a CDS encoding DUF4402 domain-containing protein — protein: MGPLRTFLFLAALAVLPAAAGAQQVPRESAVPRAVAGTALIYPLTLVTRGNLDFGLVASTGAGTVVMNPNTGGVTTTGLVTSLGGNPRPASFVGAARSASVVIIRIPKSPITIRRAGGTETMVVRDFTLQGQDKRTLARMEAFDFNVGATLVVAAGQAEGVYSGEFDVTVQYP